The Streptomyces tubercidicus DNA segment GCCCGTCCGGTGCTCCGTCCCCCGCCGCCCACTCCTCCACCGCGACCCGCATCGCGGTGTTCGCGGCGGCCGCGGCCAGCCGCACCGCCGACGGGTCCGCACCGGTCAGCCGCGCCAGGACCGGTCGCAGCGCCTCCTCGGTGTCGTGGTGCACCCGGTGCCAGACCGCGCGCAGTGCCGGATCGCCCGGCATCGCCCGCAGCAGCCCGCGGGTCCAGCGCAGCGCCTCGGCGGCCGGTGCGTCGGCGGGGGACAGGGCCCGGTGGGCCGCCCGCTCCAGCACCTCGCGTACGGGGAGGGCGTCCGGGCCCGTCGGCGGCGTGGCCAGATCGTCGATCCACTCCTGCACCCCGTTGGCGAGCAGCGGCACCACCGCGTCCTCCTTGGCGCGGAAGTAGCGGTAGAAGGTGCGCAGCGCGACCCCTGAGGTGT contains these protein-coding regions:
- a CDS encoding TetR family transcriptional regulator, translated to MPTAPRSTPPPRPSLTERRKAETQLEIARTAAALFTERGAAVTAEEIAHTSGVALRTFYRYFRAKEDAVVPLLANGVQEWIDDLATPPTGPDALPVREVLERAAHRALSPADAPAAEALRWTRGLLRAMPGDPALRAVWHRVHHDTEEALRPVLARLTGADPSAVRLAAAAANTAMRVAVEEWAAGDGAPDGPQGPAELVVRTMRALTAGLPEMAGRTE